One region of Brassica napus cultivar Da-Ae chromosome A10, Da-Ae, whole genome shotgun sequence genomic DNA includes:
- the LOC106371555 gene encoding very-long-chain aldehyde decarbonylase CER3-like, whose product MVAFSAWPWGNFGNLKYLLYAPLAAQVVYSWAYEQDYSRALWCLHILIICGLKGFLHVLWSVYNNMLWASRTLRINPNGVDFKQIDHEWHWDNYILLQAIIASIICYMSLPLMTINSIPLWNTKGLVALIVLHVTFSEPLYYFLHRTFHSNTYLFTHYHSFHHSSPVPHPMTSGNATLLESLILCVVAGVPLVGSCLLGVGSLGLIYGYAIMFDFLRCLGHCNVEIFSHKLFETLPILRYLIYTPTYHSLHHHEMGTNFCLFMPIFDVLGNTLNSNSWGLQKKIRLSAGERKRVPEFVFLAHGVDVMSAMHAPFVFRSFASMPYTTRLFLLPMWPFTFMVMLGMWVWSKTFLFSFYTLRNNLCQTWGVPRFGFQYFLPIAKQGINNQIENAILRADKIGVKVISLAALNKNEALNGGGTLFVNKHPDLRVRVVHGNTLTAAVILNEIPKDVKEVFLTGATSKLGRAIALYLCRQGVRVLMLTLSVERFQKIQKEAPVEFQNYLVQVTKYNAAQNCKTWIVGKWLTPREQSWAPKGTHFHQFVVPPILNFRRNCTYGDLAAMRLPEDVQGLGTCEYTMDRGVVHACHAGGVVHMLEGWEHHEVGAIDVDRIDLVWEAAMRHGLRSVSSLTR is encoded by the exons ATGGTAGCTTTTTCAGCTTGGCCTTGGGGAAACTTTGGCAATCTAAAG TATCTTCTCTACGCTCCGTTAGCTGCACAAGTAGTGTACTCATGGGCGTACGAACAAGACTACTCGAGGGCTCTTTGGTGTCTTCATATCCTCATCATCTGTGGACTCAAAGGATTCCTTCATGTTCTTTGGAGCGTTTACAACAACATGCTTTGGGCGTCTCGCACTCTAAGGATTAACCCTAATGGCGTCGACTTTAAGCAGATTGATCACGAATGGCACTG GGACAACTACATACTTCTGCAAGCAATAATAGCTAGCATTATCTGTTACATGTCTCTTCCATTGATGACGATTAACAGTATACCTCTGTGGAACACGAAAGGACTCGTTGCATTAATTGTGCTACATGTGACCTTCTCAGAGCCATTATACTACTTTCTTCACAGAACTTTTCATAGTAACACCTACCTCTTCACGCATTACCACTCCTTCCATCACTCATCTCCTGTGCCACATCCCATGACTT CTGGAAATGCGACGTTACTGGAAAGCCTTATCCTCTGCGTCGTAGCTGGAGTTCCTTTGGTTGGATCTTGCTTGCTAGGTGTTGGATCATTAGGGTTGATCTACGGATATGCTATTATGTTTGATTTCCTAAGATGTTTAGGACATTGTAACGTTGAAATCTTCTCTCACAAGCTATTCGAGACACTTCCAATCCTTCGATATCTCATCTACACTCCAAC GTACCATAGTCTGCATCATCATGAGATGGGGACCAACTTTTGTCTATTCATGCCTATCTTTGATGTCTTGGGCAACACACTTAACTCAAACTCGTGGGGACTCCAAAAGAAGATTCGCTTGTCTGCAG GGGAACGGAAGAGAGTGCCGGAGTTTGTGTTCTTGGCTCACGGGGTAGATGTGATGTCGGCGATGCATGCTCCGTTTGTGTTCAGATCGTTTGCTTCAATGCCATACACAACGAGGCTCTTCTTGCTGCCCATGTGGCCATTCACGTTCATGGTGATGTTGGGCATGTGGGTCTGGTCAAAGACTTTTCTTTTCAGCTTCTATACCCTCAGGAACAATCTTTGCCAGACTTGGGGAGTTCCAAGATTCGGGTTCCAA TACTTTTTACCGATTGCTAAACAAGGAATTAACAACCAGATCGAGAATGCGATTCTTAGGGCTGATAAGATTGGTGTTAAAGTTATAAGCTTGGCTGCTTTGAACAAG AACGAAGCTCTAAATGGTGGTGGGACGTTGTTTGTCAACAAGCATCCTGACCTTAGAGTTCGTGTGGTCCACGGGAACACATTAACCGCAGCAGTGATTCTTAATGAGATTCCAAAAGATGTGAAAGAGGTGTTCTTGACAGGAGCCACTTCTAAGCTGGGAAGAGCCATCGCTCTCTACCTCTGTCGTCAGGGAGTGAGAGTTCTC ATGTTGACACTATCGGTGGAAAGATTCCAAAAGATTCAGAAAGAAGCTCCTGTTGAGTTCCAGAACTACCTTGTACAAGTGACCAAATACAACGCTGCTCAAAACTGCAAG ACTTGGATCGTTGGGAAATGGTTAACGCCAAGGGAGCAGAGCTGGGCTCCTAAAGGAACGCATTTCCACCAGTTTGTGGTGCCACCAATCCTCAACTTCAGGAGGAACTGCACTTACGGGGATCTAGCTGCAATGAGGCTCCCTGAAGATGTTCAAGGGCTAGGAACCTGCGAG TACACAATGGACAGAGGGGTGGTGCATGCATGCCATGCAGGAGGAGTGGTTCATATGCTGGAAGGTTGGGAGCATCATGAGGTCGGAGCCATTGACGTTGACCGTATTGATTTGGTGTGGGAAGCAGCCATGAGACACGGCCTTCGCTCTGTTTCTTCACTCACAAGATGA
- the LOC106371556 gene encoding tetraspanin-15 yields the protein MADSAQVVPVEEPAATTTATATAITTTSEPEAKSSDQMESQSDKPPAGTLVTIMNLFAIGVLPICTFFLSLTLLGYAVWLLYMRSYDCEDILGLPRIQTIASVGLLAVFVVSNVALFLRRKFPMPALVVMFVILLLMLFIGLAYAGVNEMQTRRFPATGTWFKLKVMDNVNWNNIKSCVYDKGACNELVYGSPKDKPYNRRKLPPIKNGCCMPPETCNMDALNTTFWYRRKDEGQPLKTEVLYGGMVGRLSDCQLWRNDWSVLCYDCRSCKLGFVRSVRRKWWQLGVFLIVISILLLISHLLIFLATFWERFKG from the exons atGGCTGATAGTGCCCAAGTAGTACCCGTTGAGGAACCAGCTGCAACCACCACCGCCACGGCAACCGCAATAACAACAACGAGTGAGCCAGAAGCAAAAAGCTCCGACCAGATGGAGTCACAAAGCGATAAGCCACCCGCTGGAACATTGGTCACAATCATGAACCTTTTCGCCATCGGTGTACTTCCCATCTGCACCTTCTTTCTATCTCTTACACTCCTCGGCTACGCTGTGTGGCTCCTCTACATGCGTAGCTACGACTGCGAAGATATCCTCGGTCTGCCACGTATCCAGACAATCGCGAGCGTCGGTCTCCTCGCCGTCTTCGTCGTCAGCAATGTAGCTCTGTTTCTCCGACGGAAGTTTCCGATGCCAGCACTCGTTGTGATGTTTGTGATCCTTTTGCTAATGCTATTCATCGGTCTGGCGTACGCCGGAGTCAACGAGATGCAGACCAGGCGGTTTCCGGCGACTGGGACGTGGTTTAAACTCAAAGTGATGGATAATGTAAACTGGAACAATATCAAATCGTGTGTCTACGATAAAGGTGCATGCAACGAGCTTGTTTATGGATCTCCAAAAGATAAACCTTATAATAGAAGAAAATTGCCACCAATAAAG AATGGATGCTGCATGCCTCCAGAGACATGCAACATGGACGCTTTAAACACGACGTTTTGGTATAGAAGAAAAGACGAGGGACAACCATTGAAGACGGAGGTGCTGTACGGGGGCATGGTCGGAAGACTAAGTGACTGTCAGCTGTGGAGGAATGATTGGAGCGTGTTGTGTTATGATTGTAGGTCTTGCAAGTTAGGATTCGTAAGATCTGTAAGGAGGAAATGGTGGCAGCTAGGTGTCTTCTTGATAGTCATCTCCAttcttcttctcatctctcACCTATTGATCTTCTTGGCCACCTTTTGGGAACGTTTCAAGGGTTAA
- the LOC106371561 gene encoding uncharacterized protein LOC106371561, giving the protein MDSKEKEDHVKSLITSREMLLKLQQNIETATTGPSASTSADLQNLSNEIQKHLMKTAATAQDPNKPDPSKATSHIKDELDKVFTVEEVGHKCDLCGRDLASDPERPNVSLRSLQEVCVLDCGHVYHFKCLKGTTLDLDNRSTNPSCIFCVS; this is encoded by the exons atggattcgaaagaaaaagaagaccaTGTCAAAAGTCTGATCACGAGTAGAGAGATGCTCTTGAAGCTTCAGCAGAACATTGAGACAGCCACAACTGGACCATCCGCTTCCACTTCAGCTGAtcttcaaaacctctctaaTGAGATACAAAAACATCTCATGAAGACTGCCGCCACTGCCCAGGATCCGAATAAGCCTGATCCGAGTAAAGCCACCTCGCATATAAAAGATG AGCTTGACAAGGTGTTTACAGTTGAGGAAGTTGGACACAAGTGCGACTTATGCGGGAGAGATCTAGCCTCGGATCCAGAACGGCCTAATGTTTCTTTGCGCAGCTTACAAGAGGTGTGTGTGCTGGATTGTGGTCATGTCTACCACTTCAAGTGTTTAAAAGGCACCACTCTTGATCTTGATAACCGTTCTACTAACCCTTCTTGCATTTTCTGCGTCAGCTAG
- the LOC106371560 gene encoding probable myosin-binding protein 6 — translation MVERTMSLGIGLNGESSGVRETMWAQQELLQKINQELDAEREASSSAASEALSMILRLQGEKAALEMEASQYKRMAEEKMCHAETSLALFEDLIYQKEMEIASLEFQVQAYRCKLLSLGCSDPAVVENRFPENLIFFGDTSRLNQKKKMKRNLSSPFDGMTSERRLLLSDNEGFEEKKGLESSLSPREDLSTYWEQIRRIDDHVREISESRDAPKESKRPLIKRESVSHALVSQVSNTILESAKSDVNTIMEMLKNPDHKVSAKDESPNVQDIFEVPRTKESLFIISEEEEHEERSGRGKLLSKPPRDTSIKAEHMSLLKEIREQLNGMQSEMRSLRSELHLTPPVSSHHEEDGVLNSVQEAMIHFWL, via the exons ATGGTGGAGAGAACGATGAGTTTAGGGATCGGACTCAACGGAGAATCCTCCGGCGTCAGAGAAACCATGTGGGCGCAGCAAGAGCTTCTCCAGAAAATCAACCAAGAACTCGACGCTGAACGCGAAGCCTCCTCCTCCGCTGCTTCCGAGGCCTTGTCGATGATTCTTCGTCTCCAAGGGGAGAAAGCAGCGTTGGAGATGGAGGCTAGTCAGTACAAGAGAATGGCCGAGGAGAAGATGTGCCACGCTGAGACCTCTCTGGCTCTCTTCGAAGATCTTATTTACCAGAAGGAAATGGAGATCGCGTCTCTCGAGTTTCAGGTCCAGGCTTACCGTTGCAAACTACTCAGCCTTGGATGCTCCGATCCCGCCGTCGTGGAGAACAGGTTCCCGGAGAATCTCATCTTCTTTGGGGACACCTCTCGTCTCaaccaaaagaagaagatgaaacgaAACCTCTCG AGTCCATTTGATGGCATGACAAGTGAAAGAAGACTACTCTTGTCTGATAACGAAGGCTTTGAGGAGAAGAAAGGTCTCGAGAGTTCTTTATCTCCACGTGAAGACTTGAGCACTTATTGGGAACAGATCAGGAGAATAGACGATCATGTCCGAGAGATATCGGAGTCAAGAGATGCTCCCAAAGAATCTAAACGGCCTTTGATTAAGCGTGAGTCTGTGTCGCATGCGTTGGTGTCACAGGTCAGCAATACTATCCTCGAGTCAGCCAAGAGTGATGTGAATACGATAATGGAGATGCTGAAGAACCCTGATCATAAAGTCTCTGCCAAAGATGAGTCTCCGAATGTTCAGGACATCTTTGAGGTTCCAAGGACGAAGGAGAGCCTTTTTATCATCTCGGAAGAAGAGGAACATGAAGAAAGAAGT GGCAGAGGCAAGTTGTTGAGTAAGCCGCCAAGAGATACGAGCATCAAGGCAGAACATATGAGTTTGCTAAAGGAGATTCGAGAACAGCTCAATGGAATGCAGTCAGAGATGAGAAGCTTAAGATCAGAACTGCATCTTACTCCACCTGTGTCCTCCCATCACGAGGAGGATGGAGTCCTTAACTCAGTTCAAGAG GCCATGATTCACTTCTGGCTTTAG
- the LOC106371567 gene encoding LOW QUALITY PROTEIN: protein MULTIPOLAR SPINDLE 1 (The sequence of the model RefSeq protein was modified relative to this genomic sequence to represent the inferred CDS: deleted 1 base in 1 codon) gives MGLCVASPIALPRKKSKSKSLSSRKLKTFFLSFLKKINSSVSEAEDHMEKEKEESLRLAIAVSLLRSKIQNRLSSSSTSLCDAPCETDPLRWKQKNRRSSSSASRCGAPPSDTDALRWKQKAKERKKEIIRLREDLKDAESCDLFPANASCKCYFFDNLGEFSGRRIGEASEPRFNDALRRRFLRIARIRGRKKSTRPSQRLRLSEPEYEDEAEQLRISIDFLLELSQAADSSASNFGNWSHQAVDFILASLKKLISMGRNLGSVEESISFMITQLIARICTPFKGNGNFSCLSLILTVFLFMVIIPHRCCCVFTSVVEVKQLETSVGFYVQHLIRKLGSDPYIGQRAIFAISQRISILAENLLVMDPFDESFPEMDECMFILIQLVEFLICDYLLTWAENEAFETVVFEEWISSVLHARKAVAALEERNGLYLLFMDRVTGELAKRVGQVTSFREVEPAILDKILAYQE, from the exons ATGGGCCTCTGTGTCGCC TCACCAATAGCTCTCCCGCGCAAGAAATCGAAATCGAAATCATTATCATCccgaaaattaaaaacattttttctttctttcttaaaaaaaattaattcgaGCGTCAGTGAAGCAGAAGATCAcatggagaaggagaaggaagagtcACTGAGACTGGCGATCGCCGTTTCTCTCCTACGATCGAAGATCCAGAACCGTCTATCTTCTTCCTCTACTTCTCTCTGCGATGCTCCCTGCGAAACCGATCCTCTTCGCTGGAAGCAGAAGAACCGTCGATCGTCCTCCTCTGCTTCTCGTTGCGGTGCTCCTCCCTCCGATACTGATGCTCTTCGCTGGAAGCAGAAG GCgaaagagaggaagaaagagataATCAGACTCCGGGAAGATCTCAAGGATGCTGAAA GTTGTGATTTGTTCCCAGCGAATGCTTCTTGCAAGTGTTATTTCTTTGATAACTTGGGAGAATTCAGCGGCAGGCGTATTGGAGAGGCCTCTGAGCCGAGGTTTAACGATGCTCTTCGTCGTAGATTTCTCAGAATAG CAAGGATAAGGGGAAGAAAGAAGTCAACCCGACCATCCCAAAGATTGCGGCTTTCAG AACCTGAATATGAAGACGAAGCAGAGCAGCTAAggatatctattgattttctcCTGGAACTGTCCCAAGCAGCGGACTCCAGT GCCTCTAATTTCGGCAACTGGTCACATCAGGCTGTAGATTTCATATTAG CTTCACTGAAGAAGCTGATATCGATGGGGAGAAACTTGGGATCTGTTGAAGAATCTATTAGTTTCATGATTACACAGTTGATCGCAAGAATTTGCACTCCCTTTAAAGGAAATGGTAACTTTAGCTGTCTATCTTTGATTTTGACTGTGTTTCTCTTTATGGTTATCATTCCTCATAGATGTTGCTGTGTGTTTACATCTGTTGTAGAGGTGAAACAACTAGAAACTAGTGTTGGATTTTATGTCCAACATTTGATCCGTAAACTGGGAAGTGATCCATACATTGGACAGCGTGCAATATTTGCTATTTCTCAGAGAATATCTATTTTAGCCGAGAACTTACTGGTCATGGACCCGTTTGACGAATCATTCCCAGAGATGGATGAATGCATGTTTATATT GATACAGCTAGTTGAGTTCTTGATATGTGATTATTTGTTAACGTGGGCAGAGAATGAAGCATTTGAAACTG TTGTGTTTGAGGAGTGGATATCATCAGTTCTCCACGCGAGGAAAGCAGTAGCTGCGTTGGAAGAAAGAAACGGGTTGTATCTTCTTTTCATGGACCGAGTCACAGGGGAGTTAGCTAAACGAGTTGGTCAAGTCACATCTTTCAGGGAGGTCGAGCCAGCCATTTTGGACAAAATCTTAGCCTACCAAGAATGA
- the LOC106371565 gene encoding F-box protein SKIP1-like produces MDDWGGLAPEILTNIISRLTIQERWTGPMFVRKSWLAVCRDPYLWSSFDLEPWFESYPESTQWWSPDFERKIDSMLRSVVDWSDGGLTEIRVRHCSDHALSYAAERCPILEALAVRSSPHVTDASMAKVAFRCRSLKELDISYCHEISHDALVMIGRNCPNLTTLKRNLMDWSDSSRHIGSVVPTEYIGACPQDGDREAEAIGKHMMNLERLEIQFSRLSAKGLAWVCEGCMKLEYLDLFGCVHLSSRDIANNVSRLKGIKEVKKPDVYVPRSGPVVAQTERYGHWRLYDERFDIQSMRI; encoded by the exons ATGGACGATTGGGGAGGATTGGCTCCAGAGATACTCACCAACATCATCTCACGGCTCACGATCCAGGAGCGATGGACGGGACCGATGTTCGTACGAAAATCGTGGCTTGCCGTTTGCAGAGATCCGTATCTATGGTCTTCCTTCGATCTGGAGCCATGGTTCGAGTCGTATCCCGAGTCTACTCAGTGGTGGTCTCCTGATTTCGAACGGAAGATAGACTCGATGCTCCGATCAGTCGTTGATTGGAGCGACGGAGGTCTCACCGAGATCCGCGTCCGCCATTGCAGCGATCACGCTCTCTCTTACGCTGCTGAAAG ATGTCCGATTCTCGAGGCTCTCGCGGTTAGAAGCAGCCCTCACGTGACGGACGCATCTATGGCGAAGGTAGCGTTTCGTTGCAGGAGTCTAAAGGAGCTAGATATCAGTTACTGTCACGAGATATCCCACGACGCGCTTGTGATGATCGGTAGAAACTGTCCTAACCTCACGACGCTGAAACGCAACCTTATGGATTGGTCTGATTCGTCTCGGCACATCGGCTCTGTTGTTCCTACAGAGTACATAGGCGCTTGTCCTCAAGACGGAGACAGAGAAGCTGAAGCGATCGGGAAACATATGATGAATCTAGAGCGTTTGGAGATTCAGTTCTCTAGATTGTCTGCGAAAGGACTCGCTTGGGTATGTGAGGGTTGTATGAAGCTAGAGTACTTGGATTTGTTTGGGTGTGTGCATTTGTCAAGCCGTGATATTGCAAACAATGTGTCGAGGCTGAAGGGGATTAAGGAGGTGAAGAAGCCAGATGTTTATGTGCCGAGGTCAGGGCCTGTGGTGGCTCAGACGGAGAGATACGGACATTGGAGACTCTATGACGAGAGATTTGATATACAATCCATGAGGATCTGA
- the LOC106371566 gene encoding uncharacterized protein LOC106371566 → MNRTPPNPNPFEDPKVRLRHHSLMQDYQEVHMDTEAMRHKLQSMRERKAILMGEVRFLRRRYRHLRQDQPVMHQPDVKKGRGRWKSKTQVSSPNKRSEAETKHVTLPDLNHSVNETKTSLEKRVPLFDLNQISGEEEEEREAMNNERTRVLESSSCTRKSSTEMKLSSCRNGGNGSNKRKVSWQDPVAAAALRV, encoded by the exons ATGAATCGAACTCCTCCCAACCCTAATCCTTTTGAGGATCCGAAAGTCAGACTTAGGCATCACAGCCTTATGCAAGATTATCAAGAAGTGCATATG GATACTGAAGCAATGAGACACAAGTTACAGAGTATGCGAGAGAGAAAGGCAATACTAATGGGCGAAGTCcg ATTTCTTCGGCGGAGATACAGACATTTGAGACAAGACCAGCCTGTTATGCATCAACCAGATGTTAAAAAGGGTAGAGGAAGATGGAAGAGTAAAACGCAAGTGTCGTCTCCTAATAAGAGAAGTGAAGCAGAAACCAAACATGTTACACTTCCCGACTTAAACCACTCGGTAAACGAAACCAAAACCAGTCTTGAGAAGAGAGTTCCGTTGTTCGATCTAAACCAGATATCT ggagaagaagaggaagaaagagaggCAATGAACAATGAGAGAACGAGAGTGCTAGAAAGTAGTTCATGTACGAGAAAGAGCAGCACCGAGATGAAGCTATCGTCTTGCAGGAACGGAGGAAACGGATCAAATAAGAGGAAAGTTTCGTGGCAAGATCCTGTTGCAGCAGCAGCTCTCAGAGTCTAA
- the LOC106371570 gene encoding 26S proteasome non-ATPase regulatory subunit 9 isoform X1, which yields MLLRPSVAKESLDSVERSDQIDRREDMGGANLKAETMALMDKRAAMETEMNSIVERLCNPGGPGLSGNLVDSEGFPREDIDIPAVRAQRRRLAVSLPTELRNEHSEITDKINVNIQILHSVRPTSRASSAKDSGPQERSLSGEVASLSQTSGFTVTSRAMDMDSVTSIPFAMVDEITESSPAAEDGLQLGDQVVKFGNVEGGDNLLPRLAAEAQANQGQAVSVGVIRQGAKLDLSVTPRVWQGRGLLGCHFRLV from the exons ATGCTCCTCCGTCCGTCCGTCGCTAAAGAAAGTTTGGATTCGGTGGAAAGATCAGATCAGATCGATCGGAGGGAAGATATGGGGGGCGCGAATCTGAAAGCGGAGACGATGGCTCTGATGGATAAGAGAGCTGCCATGGAGACGGAAATGAACTCGATCGTAGAACGTCTCTGCAATCCCGGTGGTCCTGGGCTCTCCGGCAACCTCGTCGACTCGGAG GGGTTCCCTCGCGAAGATATCGACATTCCGGCGGTTAGAGCTCAGCGCCGTCGTCTTGCTG TTTCTTTACCTACAGAGTTACGAAATGAGCACAGCGAGATAACGGACAAGATTAATGTGAACATTCAAATTCTTCATTCAGTGAGGCCTACGTCCAGAGCTTCATCTGCGAAAGATTCAG GTCCACAAGAAAGAAGTTTGTCAGGTGAAGTGGCTTCCTTATCGCAGACATCTGGCTTCACTGTTACTTCCCGTGCCATGGATATGGATTCGGTTACTAGTATTCCCTTTGCCATGGTTGATGAGATAACCGAGTCATCTCCAGCAGCGGAGGATGGGTTACAGCTTGGAGATCAGGTTGTTAAATTCGGCAACGTGGAAGGTGGTGACAATCTGTTGCCTAGGCTTGCCGCTGAAGCTCAAGCTAACCAGGGACAAGCAGTTTCTGTGGGAGTTATAAGGCAAGGTGCGAAACTTGATTTATCTGTCACCCCGAGGGTATGGCAAGGCAGAGGTCTATTGGG GTGCCATTTCCGTTTGGTATGA
- the LOC106371570 gene encoding 26S proteasome non-ATPase regulatory subunit 9 isoform X2, producing the protein MLLRPSVAKESLDSVERSDQIDRREDMGGANLKAETMALMDKRAAMETEMNSIVERLCNPGGPGLSGNLVDSEGFPREDIDIPAVRAQRRRLAELRNEHSEITDKINVNIQILHSVRPTSRASSAKDSGPQERSLSGEVASLSQTSGFTVTSRAMDMDSVTSIPFAMVDEITESSPAAEDGLQLGDQVVKFGNVEGGDNLLPRLAAEAQANQGQAVSVGVIRQGAKLDLSVTPRVWQGRGLLGCHFRLV; encoded by the exons ATGCTCCTCCGTCCGTCCGTCGCTAAAGAAAGTTTGGATTCGGTGGAAAGATCAGATCAGATCGATCGGAGGGAAGATATGGGGGGCGCGAATCTGAAAGCGGAGACGATGGCTCTGATGGATAAGAGAGCTGCCATGGAGACGGAAATGAACTCGATCGTAGAACGTCTCTGCAATCCCGGTGGTCCTGGGCTCTCCGGCAACCTCGTCGACTCGGAG GGGTTCCCTCGCGAAGATATCGACATTCCGGCGGTTAGAGCTCAGCGCCGTCGTCTTGCTG AGTTACGAAATGAGCACAGCGAGATAACGGACAAGATTAATGTGAACATTCAAATTCTTCATTCAGTGAGGCCTACGTCCAGAGCTTCATCTGCGAAAGATTCAG GTCCACAAGAAAGAAGTTTGTCAGGTGAAGTGGCTTCCTTATCGCAGACATCTGGCTTCACTGTTACTTCCCGTGCCATGGATATGGATTCGGTTACTAGTATTCCCTTTGCCATGGTTGATGAGATAACCGAGTCATCTCCAGCAGCGGAGGATGGGTTACAGCTTGGAGATCAGGTTGTTAAATTCGGCAACGTGGAAGGTGGTGACAATCTGTTGCCTAGGCTTGCCGCTGAAGCTCAAGCTAACCAGGGACAAGCAGTTTCTGTGGGAGTTATAAGGCAAGGTGCGAAACTTGATTTATCTGTCACCCCGAGGGTATGGCAAGGCAGAGGTCTATTGGG GTGCCATTTCCGTTTGGTATGA